One genomic segment of Mus pahari chromosome 4, PAHARI_EIJ_v1.1, whole genome shotgun sequence includes these proteins:
- the Smc4 gene encoding structural maintenance of chromosomes protein 4 isoform X2 — protein sequence MMKPKGQTEHDEGMLEYLEDIIGCGRLNEPIKVLCRRVEILNEHRGEKLNRVKMVEKEKDALEGEKNIAIEFLTLENEMFKKKNHICQYYIYDLQNRIAEMKTQKEKIHEDTKEITEKSNVLSNEMKAKNSAVKDVEKKLNKVTKFIEQNKEKFTQLDLEDVQVREKLKHATSKAKKLEKQLQKDKEKVEELKSIPAKSKDVINETTTRNSSLEKEREKEEKKLKEVMDSLKQETRGLQKEKEIQEKELMGFNKSVNEARSKMEVAQSELDIYLSRHNTAVSQLSKAKEALITASETLKERKAAIKDINTKLPQTQQELKEKEKELQKLTQEEINLKSLIHDLFQKVEEAKSSLAMNRSRGKVLDAIIQEKKSGRIPGIYGRLGDLGAIDEKYDIAISSCCHALDYIVVDSIDTAQECVNFLKKHNIGIATFIGLDKMAVWAKKMSKIQTPENTPRLFDLVKVKNEEIRQAFYFALRDTLVANNLDQATRVAYQKDRRWRVVTLQGQIIEQSGTMSGGGSKVMRGRMGSSVIDEVSVEEVNKMESQLERHSKQAMQLQEHKVQHEEAVVRLQQSERDMRNTLEKFTASIQGLSEQEEYLCVQIKELEANVLTTAPDKKQQKLLEENVSVFKKEYDAVAEKAGKVEAEIKRLHDTIIDINNRKLKAQQNKLDTINKQLDECASAITKAQVAIKTADRNLKKAQDSVCGTEKEIKDTEKEINDLKTELKNIEDNAEEVIKNTKAAEKSLPEIQKEHRNLLQELKVIQENEHALQKDALSIKLKLEQIDGHISEHNSKIKYWQKEISKIKLHPVEDNPVETVAVLSQEDLEAIKNPDSITNQIALLEAQCREMKPNLGAIAEYKKKEDLYLQRVAELDKITSERDNFRQAYEDLRKQRLNEFMAGFYVITNKLKENYQMLTLGGDAELELVDSLDPFSEGIMFSVRPPKKSWKKIFNLSGGEKTLSSLALVFALHHYKPTPLYFMDEIDAALDFKNVSIVAFYIYEQTKNAQFIIISLRNNMFEISDRLIGIYKTYNITKSVAVNPKQIASKGLC from the exons ATGATGAAACCCAAGGGCCAGACTGAACATGATGAAGGTATGCTTGAGTATTTAGAAGATATAATTGGCTGTGGACGGCTAAATGAACCTATTAAAGTCTTGTGTCGGAGAGTTGAAATATTAAATgaacacagaggagaaaag TTAAACAGAGTGAAAATGGTAGAAAAGGAGAAGGATGCActagagggagagaaaaacatAGCCATTGAGTTCCTTACCCTGGAAAACgaaatgtttaagaaaaagaatCACATCTGTCAATACTACAT TTATGACCTGCAGAATAGAATTGCTGAAATGAagactcaaaaggaaaaaattcatGAAGATACTAAAGAAATTACTGAGAAGAGCAATGTGCTTTCCaatgaaatgaaagcaaagaatTCAGCTGTAAAGGATGTAGAAAA GAAGCTCAATAAAGTTACAAAATTTATcgaacagaataaagaaaaatttacacAACTAGATTTGGAAGATGTTCAAGTtagggaaaaattaaaacatgctaCAAGTAAAGCCAAAAAACTGGAGAAACAACttcaaaaagataaagaaaag GTTGAAGAGCTGAAAAGTATACCTGCCAAGAGTAAAGATGTCATAAATGAGACAACAACTAGAAACAGTTCtcttgagaaagaaagagagaaagaagaaaaaaaattaaaagaggtcATGGACAGCCTTAAACAGGAAACACGGGGgcttcagaaagaaaaggag ATTCAAGAAAAGGAACTTATGGGTTTTAACAAATCAGTAAATGAAGCACGTTCAAAGATGGAAGTTGCTCAGTCAGAACTTGATATCTATCTCAGTCGACATAATACGGCAGTGTCTCAATTAAGTAAGGCGAAGGAAGCTTTGATTACAGCTTCTGAGACTCTCAAGGAAAGGAAAGCTGCAATCAAGGATATAAACACAAAGCTCCCTCAGACTCAACAAGAATTAAAGGAG aaagaaaaagaacttcagaaactgacacaagaagaaataaacttaaaaagtTTGATTCATGATCTTTTCCAAAAAGTTGAAGAAGCAAAGAGTTCCTTAGCAATGAATCGAAGTAGGGGGAAAGTACTTGATGcaataattcaagaaaaaaaatcaggcaggATCCCAGGAATATATGGAAGATTG GGAGACTTAGGAGCTATTGATGAAAAATATGACATTGCTATATCATCCTGTTGCCATGCATTGGACTACATTGTTGTTGATTCTATAGATACAGCCCAAGAATGTGTAAACTTCCTTAAAAAGCATAATATTGGAATTGCAACTTTCATAGGTTTGGATAAA atgGCAGTGTGGGccaaaaaaatgagcaaaattcAAACTCCTGAAAATACTCCTCGGTTATTTGATCTAGTTAAAGTAAAAAATGAGGAAATCCGCCAAGCTTTTTACTTTGCTTTACGAGATACCTTGGTGGCTAACAATTTGGATCAAGCTACAAGAGTAGCATATCAAAAAGACAGACGCTGGAGAGTAGTAACTCTGCAGGGACAGATCATAGAACAGTCAG GTACAATGAGTGGTGGTGGAAGCAAGGTGATGAGAGGAAGAATGGGCTCTTCGGTTATCGATGAAGTCTCTGTAGAAGAG gtaaATAAGATGGAATCCCAGTTGGAAAGGCATTCCAAACAAGCAATGCAACTCCAAGAACACAAAGTACAGCATGAAGAAGCAGTAGTTAGGTTACAGCAGAGTGAACGAGACATGAGAAATACACTAGAAAAGTTCACTGCAAGCATCCAG ggTTTATCAGAACAAGAAGAGTATTTGTGTGTACAAATTAAAGAACTGGAAGCTAACGTTCTTACTACAGCCCCTGATAAAAAACAGCAGAAATTGCTCGAAGAAAATGTCAGTGTTTTCAAAAAAG aATATGATGCTGTGGCTGAGAAAGCTGGTAAAGTTGAAGCTGAGATTAAACGGCTACACGATACCATCATAGATATCAACAACCGAAAACTCAAGGCCCAACAAAACAAACTTGACACGATAAATAAGCAGCTCGATGAATGTGCTTCTGCTATTACTAAAGCCCAAGTAGCAATCAAGACTGCTGACAG aAATCTTAAAAAGGCACAGGATTCTGTTTGcggcacagagaaagaaataaaagacactgaaaaagaaataaatgacttaaaaacagaactaaaaaaTATTGAAGACAATGCAGAAGAGGtcataaaaaatacaaaagctgCAGAG AAGTCCTTACCAGAAATCCAGAAAGAACATCGTAATCTACTTCAAGAACTAAAAGTTATTCAAGAAAATGAACATGCTCTTCAGAAAGATGCACTTAGTATTAAGTTGAAACTTGAGCAGATAGATGGCCACATTTCTGAAcataactcaaaaataaaatactggcaAAAAGAG atttcaaaaataaaattgcatcCTGTTGAAGATAATCCTGTTGAGACAGTAGCAGTTCTAAGCCAGGAGGATCTTGAGGCAATCAAGAATCCAGATTCTATAACAAATCAAATTGCACTTTTGGAAGCTCAATGTCGTGAAATGAAACCAAACCTTGGAGCCATCGCTGAGTATAAAAAAAAG GAAGATTTATATTTGCAAAGAGTAGCCGAACTGGACAAAATTACTTCTGAAAGAGATAATTTTAGACAAGCATATGAAGATCTTCGAAAACAAAGGCTGAATGAATTTATGGCTGGTTTTTATGTAAtaacaaataaactaaaagaaaactaCCAGATGCTCACATTGGGAGGAGATGCTGAACTGGAGCTTGTGGATAGTTTAGATCCTTTTTCTGAAGGAATCATGTTCAG TGTTCGGCCACCTAAGAAAAGTTGGAAGAAGATCTTTAACCTCTCAGGAGGCGAGAAAACCCTTAGTTCCTTGGCCTTAGTGTTTGCTCTTCATCACTACAAGCCCACTCCCCTCTACTTCATGGATGAGATTGATGCAGctctggattttaaaaatgtgtctattGTTGCATTTTATATATAC gagcAAACAAAAAATGCCCAGTTCATAATAATCTCTCTTCGAAATAATATGTTTGAGATTTCAGATAGACTTATTGGCAtctataaaacatataatattaCAAAAAGTGTTGCAGTGAACCCAAAACAAATTGCATCTAAAGGACTCTGTTGA
- the Trim59 gene encoding tripartite motif-containing protein 59 produces MHNFEDELTCPICYSIFEDPRVLPCSHTFCRNCLENVLQASGNFYIWRPLRIPLKCPNCRSIIEIASTGIESLPVNFALRAIIEKYQQEDHPDVVTCPEHYRQPLNVYCLLDKKLVCGHCLTIGQHHGHPIDDLQSAYLKEKDTPQKLLKQLTDTHWTDITRLIEKLEEQKCHSEKIVQGDKEVVLQYFKVLTDTLEQKKKYFLAALCDVGKMINQEYTPQIQRMKELREQQLELMAITTSLQDESPLKFLEKIDDVRQRVQMLKQRPLPEVQPVEIYPRVSNVLKEEWSRTEIGRIQKAVIPEMRVSSKRTPCSRSDNDEKEMELYKILNIAIVSLISVILMLILFFNHHIITFLNEITSICFSEVFLSVYQSLSKNLYDLNNTVCYTLYLLKEFMWKIVSH; encoded by the coding sequence ATGCACAATTTCGAGGACGAGTTAACGTGTCCCATTTGTTACAGTATCTTTGAAGATCCCCGTGTACTACCATGCTCTCATACATTTTGTAGAAACTGTTTGGAAAATGTTCTTCAGGCATCTGGTAACTTTTACATATGGAGGCCTCTGCGAATTCCACTCAAGTGTCCTAACTGCAGAAGTATTATTGAAATTGCTTCTACTGGCATAGAATCCTTACCTGTAAACTTTGCATTACGAGCAATTATTGAAAAGTACCAGCAAGAAGACCACCCAGATGTTGTCACCTGCCCTGAACATTACAGGCAACCATTAAATGTTTATTGTCTACTAGATAAGAAATTAGTTTGTGGCCATTGTCTTACTATAGGCCAACATCATGGCCACCCTATAGATGACCTTCAAAGTGCCTATCTGAAAGAAAAGGATACACCTCAGAAGTTGTTGAAACAGTTAACCGACACACACTGGACAGATATCACTCGTCTTATTGAAAAGCTTGAAGAACAGAAATGTCATTCTGAGAAAATAGTTCAAGGTGATAAGGAAGTTGTTCTCCAGTATTTTAAGGTGCTTACTGATAcattagaacagaaaaaaaaatattttttggcaGCTCTTTGTGATGTTGGCAAGATGATTAATCAAGAATACACTCCGCAGATTCAAAGAATGAAGGAGCTAAGGGAACAACAACTTGAGTTAATGGCAATAACGACATCTTTACAAGATGAGTCTCCACTTAAATTTCTGGAAAAAATTGATGATGTCCGCCAACGTGTGCAGATGTTGAAACAGAGACCACTTCCTGAGGTCCAGCCTGTTGAAATTTATCCTCGAGTAAGCAATGTATTAAAAGAAGAGTGGAGCAGAACAGAAATTGGACGTATTCAGAAAGCTGTTATTCCTGAAATGAGAGTTTCTTCAAAAAGAACGCCATGTTCCAGGTCTGATAAtgatgaaaaagaaatggaactttataaaattttaaacattgctATAGTTTCACTCATTTCAGTGATACTAATGTTGATACTCTTTTTCAACCATCACATAATAACCTTCTTAAATGAAATCACTTCAATATGTTTCTCTGaagtctttctctctgtttacCAAAGTTTATCTAAGAACTTATATGACTTAAACAATACAGTGTGCTACACTTTATATTTGTTAAAGGAATTTATGTGGAAAATAGTTTCTCATTGA